The Methanothrix soehngenii GP6 genome has a window encoding:
- a CDS encoding IS5 family transposase, whose protein sequence is MRTLIDFAMREEYSRVKALGDDLSDINSLINWDRFRFLEPLIYKNKTSRGGRPNIDIVIMVKALVLQSWFGLSDPELERQVTDRISFRIFLGTTEVIPDFSTVWLFRERLIECGRYEDLWKELQNQLDEKGFAVKKGTIQDATFITSDPGQKRNKKDQKDQDKKDPNLEAIKARPTPDFDKDLLNISNNIVSSNAKPKRLDDGPINEGTWAKKGSKSFFGYKGHILIDTEYHLIRKIETTTASLHDSQVDLGINGLPRYADKGYSGAKTQGYDAAMKKAARGHKLGIKDILRNKRISRKRSQIERCFAVMKRAHNAGHVSVTTIARAGIKFMMNSIVYNIEQLKYLGRVPST, encoded by the coding sequence ATGAGGACGCTCATAGATTTTGCCATGCGAGAAGAATATTCTCGGGTTAAAGCTCTCGGCGATGATCTCTCCGATATTAACTCTTTAATCAATTGGGATCGATTCAGATTTTTAGAACCATTGATCTATAAGAATAAAACTAGCCGTGGAGGTCGTCCAAACATTGATATTGTAATTATGGTGAAGGCACTTGTACTTCAGAGTTGGTTTGGTTTATCAGACCCAGAACTGGAACGCCAAGTTACGGACAGAATCTCATTTCGAATTTTTCTTGGCACCACAGAAGTGATTCCAGATTTCAGCACAGTTTGGCTATTTCGCGAGCGACTGATCGAATGTGGCAGATACGAGGATCTTTGGAAAGAGCTCCAGAATCAGCTTGATGAGAAAGGATTTGCCGTAAAGAAGGGCACAATTCAGGATGCTACTTTCATAACATCTGATCCAGGGCAAAAGAGGAATAAAAAAGATCAGAAAGACCAAGATAAAAAGGATCCCAATTTAGAAGCCATCAAGGCGAGACCGACTCCTGATTTTGATAAAGACTTGCTCAATATTTCTAATAATATCGTTAGCAGCAATGCCAAACCAAAGAGACTCGATGATGGTCCAATAAATGAGGGGACTTGGGCAAAAAAGGGCAGCAAATCATTTTTCGGTTATAAGGGCCATATTCTAATCGATACCGAGTACCATCTTATCCGAAAAATCGAGACAACAACAGCATCTCTTCATGATAGTCAGGTGGACCTTGGAATCAATGGATTACCACGTTACGCCGATAAAGGATATAGCGGTGCCAAGACACAAGGATACGATGCTGCGATGAAAAAAGCTGCAAGAGGTCATAAGCTGGGAATCAAAGACATTCTGAGAAATAAAAGGATCAGTAGAAAGCGATCGCAAATCGAAAGATGTTTTGCGGTTATGAAACGAGCCCATAATGCAGGTCATGTTTCTGTAACGACTATCGCCAGAGCAGGGATAAAATTCATGATGAATTCAATCGTTTACAACATAGAGCAGTTGAAATATTTAGGGCGTGTTCCTTCAACATAG
- a CDS encoding ABC transporter substrate-binding protein — MISFSKPSFDEEEKARDFAAWHQETYNRIKRISDQIPEEDKPEVLFNSHELGTKYTAGGSRYDQSLKLAGARNLIDKIVKEDSPFYGKTSVDVEPEWVMEQNPEYIFTSYLNPNSNAGFETEDVSGAAESVQAISNQTEFSELDAIKNGNVYYIDNFLVGGGGLNPIGAAYLGKLLHPEEFEEIKPDELLREYLAFYSTETEPKGVFLYPFLEEQV, encoded by the coding sequence TTGATTAGTTTTTCGAAACCCTCCTTTGATGAAGAAGAGAAGGCAAGAGATTTTGCCGCCTGGCATCAAGAGACTTACAATAGGATAAAGAGGATATCCGATCAGATCCCTGAAGAGGATAAGCCTGAGGTCCTCTTCAACTCCCATGAGTTGGGCACAAAATACACTGCAGGAGGCAGCAGATATGATCAATCGCTCAAGCTGGCCGGGGCAAGAAACCTGATAGACAAAATAGTGAAGGAAGATAGTCCCTTTTACGGGAAGACCAGCGTCGATGTGGAGCCTGAATGGGTGATGGAGCAGAATCCAGAGTATATATTCACATCTTATTTGAATCCAAATAGCAATGCAGGCTTTGAGACCGAGGACGTATCCGGCGCAGCAGAATCCGTCCAGGCCATATCGAATCAGACGGAGTTCTCCGAGCTGGATGCCATCAAGAATGGCAACGTGTATTATATCGACAACTTTCTGGTGGGAGGTGGAGGATTGAATCCAATAGGTGCAGCGTACCTGGGAAAGCTGCTTCATCCGGAGGAGTTCGAAGAGATAAAACCGGATGAGCTACTGAGAGAGTACCTGGCCTTTTATAGCACAGAGACAGAGCCTAAAGGGGTATTTTTATACCCTTTTCTGGAGGAACAGGTTTAG
- a CDS encoding CooT family nickel-binding protein, producing the protein MCEFTVYLLGDNQKDRQMMAKDILVARRKEGKVLLMDAFGSITPVENATIEEVNTLSQEMILKRMN; encoded by the coding sequence ATGTGTGAATTCACGGTATATCTGTTGGGCGATAACCAAAAGGATCGTCAGATGATGGCGAAAGACATTCTCGTCGCCAGGAGAAAGGAAGGAAAAGTGCTCTTGATGGATGCTTTCGGCAGCATTACACCGGTGGAGAATGCCACTATCGAGGAGGTGAATACCCTTTCTCAGGAGATGATACTGAAGAGGATGAATTAG